The sequence AGATGAGGGTGAATACATGATCTGGTACTTAAAAATTACACGCAGGTTGGTTGGAAGGTCTACGCTCATGTCATCTGAGTTTCACAGAATGGTAAGTGTCTATATTACGCTCAAGCCGACTGCCTCTACCGTCATGTCTGGCCCAGCAATTGAACAATGATGCTTGTCTCATCATATAGGCTAAAGTGTTTTAATTGAATCTTTTTTACCGGCTATAGGTTTTGATACAGTAGCAAATACTCGATCCTATAACCTGAAAGATGGTTTTGATACAGTAGCAAATACTCGATCCTATAACCTGAAAGATTAAAAATGTCTTGGATTTTTCTATAATTTGAATGATTAAAAAATGTCTTGCTCCAAATCTATTGATCATATGTTTGATACTTTTTATCATTACTTTTTTGCCCGTCTTTTCTTGAGTGATGAACAAATTTTCTTACTGCTCAGAATGTTGCTTTGAGGGAAATCGCTATTGTAGTCGACTCCCTCTCAACACATGGGATGGATGATCAGCATATAGAATCGGTTTCAAGAATAAGGTTTCTTGTGCATGAATGTCTGAGGGATAATGCTGGAAGCTCAATTCAGTCTGTAGCCACCTCAGAGAATGATGTAGGGAAAATGGGTAGAGGAAAGGAAAGAGTTCGAAGAAGGGGTGTGAGTAAGCGCCCAAAGAAAGGTGACCCTGAGGAATATTTCGAAACCAGCGTAAATACTCGACACTCTTCCTATTATTCAGATATGGATGCCGACCAAGTACTGGTATATAATGTGAACGAGGTCGATTCTCAACATCCCAAATTCCAATCTTATTCTGGTGATAATAGAGAACGGGAACACAATGCAACTGCAGATGCAATCGACAATGCTATCCTTGACGTTAAGCTTCAATCTGTTGAAACTAGTGAGGATCTTTCCCATCAAAATGGTAATTGCGTGTTACAGCTTTGAGCGTTGAGCGAGAATCATATGTTTTTGGATAAATTACCATGCATCGAGTTTTTTTAATTGCTGGTATGATTATTCCTTTTTTTAAATTCAGGCTGTTCAGAGTTCATGCCAGTGACCGGTGACTGTTCTTCCTGACTCACTTTACGAAATGGTTGGAGAtgtaaatgtatatatatagtcgGATGTAATTACTCGAGACATGCGGATGATTCTCTTTACTAAAAATTTTGGGTTCTATCTGAttgtttccttctttttttctccttaaaaaaacaaatacgaGTTTGTCAAGTGTTTAGGTTGTTTTTCAGAGATCTGATGCTCTTTTCTGTTAGCAATTCAGGGAAATGAGCGTTCATCCTCCAAGATCAAGTGGAATATTGACGTTTATTCTTCAAATGCTTGGTTTTATTTAATACATGCATGCACGTGTGTGTATTCAGAAATACGTGTTACAAATTGTGCTCAAAAAAATGGAAGGATGCAAGTTTCTTATTATATCCCTAAAAAGAAGGGAACAAAAccccaaaaatatttttaaaaatatagagagTGTCATTGGTGGAGCGAGGAAATGAATCTGCACGaatataaaataacaatattGCTAGCTCATTAACAAATCAAATCCAATtactatattaaaatatttcagcAATTTCCCAAAGCATATTTCCAAAAACAGCCATCATTTGGTCATTTAAGGAAGTCGGTGTACTAGAGTCACAAGAACTATAAGAGATAAACAGGGGTCCATACTAAGAGGCTTGGGGCACGTGAAGTTTTAATATTAATGCttttaaaagtttaatgttGGAAGAATAAATTAAGGATTAAACTTGCAAGAAACTAAGGTATCAGAGAATCTTTGATTGAAATTGTCATACCGTGACAATACTGGAAACGAACTCAATCAGAAATATTTTCAAGTATTAGACTTTAAGCCTAGGCCATAGAGATTCAGGGCATCCTACCAAATGTTAAGGACCGTTCATGAGATTGTGTGAATCTCACAACAAAAATTGAGTAAAGGGCTGATTTCTAATGTCTTCAAGTTGCCTCTTACCATTGAGTGAGTGATTATATGAAACGTAGAGCAATCCAGGGTTGAAGAATGCTTCTCTTGGCATTCCCCGCTTAGAAAAATGATAAATACGGAAAGAAGTGTCGAACTAAAACTTCACCAGAGACAACTAAGTACCTATTTTCTAAAATTGTGGAAACGATGAAATATGACAACCAACTCATGCAGGAAGACAAGTACCCCAACAGACATACAGTGACCCTCAACTTTCCTCGAAATTCTATTTAAGCAGAAGAGCATAAATAAGCAACAGAAAATCAGTAAAATTGATGCTCAAATTAACATGTAGACACACTCAGCAGAAGAAAGTACAGCAAAACATGGTGATGTGGGGGTAATTTAATGGATGTGAAGATGTTACAACATGCCAAATAACCAATTGCCAGTAGACAAAGAGTGCTTCATCAGAAATAATCAGGAATCATGCATTATTATGCAGTTTTCTGTAAGCCCGCCATCAAATCTCAACGCCAAAAGGAGGAAACTCTTGCTCGTTTAATTTGAAAAGCAATCACAGCGAGATCAAAGTATCAAAAAGATAGCCTTGTCTATGACATCTAAACATTCCAAGCCATATCACACATCCAAGAAAATGTAATTGTAATCAACAATCAgttatttatattcatatcatcaacaAGTACAAAACTCTATAACATTAGAACATATAATAACTACAGTAAGTTGGCTGGATCGAACCGGTTCATCTACAAATTGTTTTCCTCACCCCCTTGAAATCAACCAACATGAAAAGGCCCGACATCACCGGTCCGTAATGAGCCTGCGATTTCATCAGCAACAGTCAAGCAAGAAACCACCCAACCACTCAATGCAAGCCATATCATCCTTGCCAACCAAAGTGTCACTCTCCATGGAACTGCCATGACGTCAAAAATCAAAACTTCCCCACTCACTCCAAACCCTTGACTCCAATCCTATAATCAAAGAATCAGGCTCTAAAAAATCTTCCGATTTAACAGAAATCCACCACTCAATCGACACTCAAAACTCGTCAAATGACAGCGGCTCCACTTGTTCTCGAGAAGTCAAAACAAGGCCTTATCGAGAATTATTGAAAAATTCAACACAACAGCTTTATACTTATTTAGCAATATAAATTACCCGCAACAGCAATTCTCTAAATCTGGCGATAGCCCATTTCAAGATTTGGTCTCTCCGGCTCAAAACCTCTTCCCCCTGATCAAACGAAGCATAGTAGCAAGCGTAAGCTTTGGCCCTTTCGAAGAAAAAACAAACAGGTCCGAGAACACACAGGTTCGACGTCTCACCAAATAACTTCTGGTTTAAAATTGAGTAGTTACAGTTAAATGTGTCTCGATAATCATCAGATTATCAGGTGGATTCACCAAGAAACGGACATCGTATGAGTCGTCCTTGGGGCCAGATTATTCTCGACACATCGACTTTCttcattatttaataattttaatcttttaatgaatgatcgaaaaataaaaaaaaaaaattctcaataattattttctaaatGTTCACTATCTTTTTCAAAAACCGAATATGACTTAAACAagtatttgtaaaatatttttataaaattgtttttttaactttaaaaatttgttttaagaataaatatttttattcttacACATAATTAAGAAGAtatttcattataattttatttttttaaaaaaattatacttgaaagaacgaatttttttaaaaaattcttatacatattttactaattttttttttctaaacacatactttaaattttttcacttataatacattaaaaaaattgtccAAACATAACACACAATtaacaaaaatcaattaatcGAGATACCTGTTTTTGTTACACAAAGATTGCCCCACAAAAgtacacaattttattttatggcaaaaaattgtgtgagacggtctcacggatcgtattttatgagacagatatcttatttggatcatacatgaaaaagtattactttttatgttaatagtattcttttttattgtgaatatcgtaaaattgatctgtctcactggagacctactcttattttgtttttgacatGTCACAAACTCGACACCTTATCCTCTGTTAGAATAGGACAGAAGGTGTGTGCCACTAGACCAAGAAACACGTAGCACAATATCCGTCGAAataatcaaatatcaatttataaaatatagttGTTTCAtttctatttatatttttctcccaaacatgctgaactaaaaaaatttatttacaaacTTATATACTTACGATCTCGAGCACAATCTCCATGAAAAATTGcgtaaaattgatttttagatatgagaaaatttacttgaaaatgttaggttttaaaataaccaagttttattttgttatggTAGGATCACTGTGGCTCATAATTTGTTCAATCTATTCCTTTGCTATTGAGACACTAAACAAATAGCAAGCGTAATAAAGAGAAAGGCTGATGAAAAGAGTTTCACATATTCTGCTCTGATTTCTCCTTCCCCTAAAATCCTTCATTTACCTGTTTTAGCTCGAAAGGAACCAAGGTCCTGGCACTATTTACATATATAGGTCTAGTCGAATCCATTCGCATACCGGCTCACGAAATATTCTCAAAACAAAGAGTATCTTCGTCCTCCCTTTTTGCCATAAAGCCAAAATATATTACATATTATGTGTTTTACATTCCATAACAAAATCAATGAACAAACACCAGCAAGTATTCAAGAATCTTTGTCTGCCACAAATTTACAATCTTGTGATTGTGATTCTTATACATCAAATCTTACAACTACAAACTAGATACCATTAACCAATACTGTGTTGTTACCTACCAACACCACACCAATAAATCAACTTTTCACTTCGTCATCGCAGCTGATTAAATGTTAGCTTATAGCAGAACATGTACAAGGGTATGCAGATACAGCAGAAAATTTGTGTGACTCGTAGTTCCTTCCCTATGTTGAAAACATGGAATCTCTTTAATTCAAGAATTCTATTTACGAAAATCTCAATCCTGTCAAGTGATTCTCCCTGCAACAAGACCATGGGAGGAAAAAAAGGTGTTTGTACCCAAAAGAAGAGAAGCTATACAAGTAATCGAGGGGGAGGGATGAGGCTATGACTTGAAAAACTAATTGAGTAAAGGTCTAACGACGTATCAATTAAACAGCTCGTTCATTCACTGCCAAAATCACCATAACTCAATGCCTCTGATATGGTCTCCAGCTTCTTAATATCTGTTCAACAACATAACAAAAATGTTGGctatatttcttcttcttttttcccaTCAGAAACGTCTGATCTGGTGGGGGAAAGGATCACCTTGCTGGTCTTCCCTAAAACGAGGCTCCAGGAAGTTTGCATCAGTTCCAAGGAATGGCGATCTAGAATAACTCTCAAGTATAtctgaagaaatttgataaaacTTGTGTCATAATATATCAAATTCCTAAAAAATTGAAGTTCCGCTGTCAAAATACACACGGTTACCATTCATCGATGTTTAGCAGACCGAGttctttaatttcataaaattcatAGAGTCGCGTAcacgcgcgcacacacacacacacacggaGAAAGAAGAGCTAACCAGTACAATGAGAAAAATCAGCGGCCAAGTCTGAGAAGCTGAAGTTCCGAGCTATCTGTCCCAAGAAACTAAATGAGTTCATTTCTGGGTCCAACATAGTTTCGTTCAACATAGGTGAACTGGACGCAGCACCAACAAAAGAAGGAACTGATCCTTCACCAATTGTCGCACCATGGTCAAGAAGATTGCTGTCAGCACcaaatatgcatgaaaaattatCGGCATAGCCAGGTTCCAATTTAATCATCCCTCCATTCATTCCTTGCATCATTACAGTATCTGAGTTCTGAGCCAACAGTGAATTTGCTAGCACATCAATCCCTCCAGAATGACTCATCATATCCACAGAAACTTGCGTGCAAGGTTGCAGGGTCGTCGCACCATTAATGTAAAGATTAGGTATCACTCCCATAGCTTGGTGCATGCTTTCAGGCTTTATAGAAAATCCCGTAGGCTGTGGGGCCTGGTAAGCTACATCGATGTGTATTGGCACCATGTGACAAACAAATTTTTGTCTCAAGTCAGAATAGTTGTATAATTGCAGACACAATTCAACAATTGGTGAAAATAATCTCTCTAATGCCTCATTACACATTAAATTGTAGGAAAAGTATAAATAGCTTTATAAGAAAAAACAATGgattctttaaataatttttgataGACATTTTTGCACGACAAAAACGTAGGCAAAACAGTTGTAAGCAGAGTTAATTTTGTGTAATCTGAGTGAGCAAAGTTTTCTTTTACCTGATGTAAGTGAACTAACCAAATCAATTCAGTTCAGTTAAATTGATAAATCGATCGTGATCTTTTTCATAAGTTTGGTAAATcagtttttgtttattttttgctctgaaataaaagaaaaacaaaccaaaCTTAGAAGGGGGTTATTATACATTTCGATTGGATTCATTCGATTCTTTTGGAAATTTTTCAATTACATGAATTCGATCCGATTAGGGGTGACATTATCAAAGTTTTTCTTCTACAACAATAAAACCCATACATAAAGTaccattatttaaaaaaaataaaaataaaataaaagtacaCTACCATGATTTGATACAggtaaaggaaaaaaaaaaaagcaagctTACATGGTTGAATATGACATTCATTTGTAAGAGGAATCGAAGGAGGCTCCATTGGACATGATTGGTGCATTAGATCAACCTGTCTCGCAAGCAACTGATTGAACTGTAATATCTGGTCCTTCACCATCAATCTCAGATTATATGCCTTGAAAAAGTCTTGATTTTCAGATTCAAGTTTTTGCCACACTGCAAGGTGGCCCAAATTTACTTTAAAACCACGATGGAACCCCTATGCTTATGAGTGTGACATACTGTTATGCAAAGGAAAACTCAATGTTATTTCGTAAATTTCAAACCAAATTCAACGAGATTTTGACCCTCTCACCAACATCTTTCAAGGAGATGCACAAACCACCAACACCCCCCCCCCCTCCCCCCTCCCTCCCAACATCCCCAGACATCTTTATTAGTACAAAATGCCCATATATCGAATAGAATATAATTGAAGAGTTTCTGTGTAACACAATCACGGCTTCACGCCATGTCTTCAAAATGAATGGTTATACACATATAAACAAACAAACAGAAATAACCCACCAGGGGAACAGAATTACCAAGTTCAGTGAATCCGGGCTCGATTTTTGCCTGGTGTAACAGGGTACTCGCAATTTCAGCCCGACTCATGTAAAGCTGAAGACACCTTTCTATGAGATTTTGAACCTGATAAGACAAAGCATTAGATCAGGAAAATCAATGACAAAGACATGCAAAAAAGAGGAAACTAAAGAAATGTCGTAACAAATGAATCACAATCAGAATTTCAAGAGAGAAAAATGACAATCTCATAAAATATTCACCTATACAGCTATATCCATAAAAATGGCACCCTTTTCCTTCAAAAGGATTCTTATCATAGCTCGTTATTTGCAGTTGTTGTTCACATTAATGCtgatgtttttaaattaaagcaAGAACAAATATGCAGGGAGGCCATCTCTAACCAACCATTCCATGATAAAGTAGGCTACTTACCATAATACGTAATATAACAAGAAATACAATCAAATTACACATTAGTATAGAAACTTACAAGCTGTGTGTTATGCAGCAAGACTCTTCTTATGTCTTCGTTAGacattttgcaagttcaagaACAAGAGAATTAAATAGTACGTCAATATACCGTTCCACAACAGCTAAGCTACAAAACACCTTCCAACTTTCTTAGCATTCAAGTATGCATTTCATAAAGCCTGATTCATAGTTCATCAATACAAGATATTAGCATATTCACAAATAGTTCAaccaaacataaaatttaaagaacTAGGGAAAGTAAAAGGATTAATAGCGTGTTGTTTGCGTGAAgaggaaataattattaacaCATCTGATTAGCATCACACTGTATTTTGCTAACTTTAGAGTTTAGCCTAGCAATTAGCGTGTTCTAAAAAATTTTATGCGTGCATAACAATGCTTAATCTTTCTCcatttccttatttttttaCTAATCATAAAGCCTAAAGATTCTTTGCCAAGCTCAACTTTTGAAGTAAATTTACAGTCTACTTGAAACTTTTATTATTACCCCTTATCTCAGATCAGAGTTCTTGAAAGCACTAAGGTTCCCACAAAGCATGCTGTATCAACCTCTATGCTTTGCCTTCTGatcctttcatcattttttcTTGTACATAGAACCTTTCTTTTTCTATGAACACATACTATTATTTCACacataaattttgttttcttccaTAAGTTACTCTCTTGTGAAACTCATTTTCCTTCAAGAACCACTAACATTTAACATAGTTTTGCATACCTGAAGCTTTCAGACAATTTCTCTCTCAAACAATCAATACTTCCCCACATATTAATTCACACATTTTCACATAACCTATTTAACGACCAAGCAACAAGTAGTGCCACATCATAGTATCACTATACCCTCTTCCGAATAAGGGTCCGCCCTCTAAAATTCAAGTAACAgggacacacacacaaaaaaatttgaaaagtaataCCATGAAAACCATCCTAAAGCTTTAACCAAGTTCATAAAAGCCCTTCAAATTCTGCGACGACAATCCACCAAAGAGAATAAATCCAGAAAAACTAAAGgctgaaaacaaaaaaagatcACAGCTTTAGAACATAACAATTGCACACGAAAGTGAGCAAAAGCATAAAATTACAGTCTCAAACTACAAGGAAAACACTGACACAGCTGAattatttaactatttttaCCTGAAATTTGTTGGGATTCTTCACTTCTCGCCACAGCACTTTGGCTGGGAGAAAGTGATGTGCAATTGGGTACCGCTCGAAAGGGTCCTGATTCCATGTGTTAACAATACTTTCGAAAACATTCGTCGTTACCAAATAAAAGTACAACTCGGAAGCGGCATAGTACAACACATTGTGCTTTTAAATATAttgacattaaaaaaattccTCTGCGTTATCCATTAAGGAAAAGTACAAAATGTCAGATCCAATTTCTGTTTTCCAATCAAGAGTACTACTTTTAATCGCAAACATACAACCTAATTATGCAACGTggagtttttaaataattttccaGAGAAGTGGGCCCCATTGCCACACCGCAGGTTAAAAGCTTGCCGCTGGATGAAAACCGCACGGTCTGTGGTTAGTCGAAAGTCAACACATTTATGTAATTATTATATCGTTATTATTTGGTAAAAttatttgagtaggtctcttgtgagacgatctcacgaatttttatttgtgagacatgtcaatcttaccgatattcacaataaaaaataatatttttagcattaaaaataaaattttttcatggatgacccaaataagatatttgtttcacaaaatacgacccgtgagaccgtctcacacaagtttttgccaaattaTTTTGGCCACGTAAGTACGCAGCTTCTTTTTTTTCACTACCAGAAACGAGGTTTAGATGTCTCGAACTCGACACAAGGTTTTTCTtcattatatgttaaaaaaaatttattttagcaggattttttttaatcaaaatttataattgacGATCaacttcaaatcttttaaattgtatAGTTCAAGCATCATGTTTGAATTGCTCTACTCAACATGAATAATTATTGCATCCAACAATCTTTCTCTCAATAATTGCATTCTTTCAAATTGGAACTTAACTCATGACATTTTCTCTGATATTAATTGTAAGATCGAGTGTTTTCCTGCTTTAACAAAAGTTATAATTCGAATTAATTGTGcgactcaaatcttttaaaatgtaCATAACCTCAAACACCATGTTTCTATTATTTTACTCATCTCAAACAATTATCGTAttgtttctttaaattttagaatAGAATATATTTAAACAATCGGGTTGCTGAATAAGGCCTTTAAACCAAAGGAATGGATGGAACAGTCACTAGATCAAAACAAAATAACTAAgcataaaacataaaatgtagTACAGAAAATCTTGATCGGGTAAACAAACGAGACCTAAACaccaatttaaaaaatatgttctgTATGTTTTTTTAAACTCGGATTCTCTTGTGACCGTATTAACTTCTACTTAATTTACTTGAAATCAAAAGGTTAGCGGGACGATGATTATACTTCTACGAAAAGTGATTATAGTAAAAATTTAATTCTCAAATATCGCTTAGAATAATGTTTATGACAATTTATAACTTGAATATTCGAGTTTTCaattaatagaaaaaaaatctataCTTTTTATTGGAATCTATTTCTCCAGTTGCTAGTTAGTGGTGTCTATAAGTTGACAAGGACTGATACGTGATATTCGAAAGGCTAGGGGGGGAGCGAAGGGAGAGCCCCAAACGCAACGTTATGTAGCCTTGCCCACCAACTTTTATATANAtattatacaaaatatcatGGCGATCCCACTTGTATTCCAAGCCAATGCAATGAGCTTAAGGCTCCTTTTAATTGCTATAGCCATTGTCTTAGTGGCCACCCTCTTCGTGTATTTCGATAAAGTTAAGGTTTCGAGTACACGATCACGGGAGAACCATAGGTTGTTGTTGGGGAATACATTTGATCATCGGAAAAGGATGTTGGGCGGTGCCGTCTGGCCGGAGAGCATCAGAGATGGGCGCTATGATGGGTTATCTGGTGCGATAATCGTCTTGTGGCTGGTGGCCGGTTGATTCCGATGAAGCCTCGTCGGAGACGTGGGCGATTGTTGTATATTTCGTATGTTCAATCATTTCTAAATATTTGCTTTTCTTTGATATttaatttcagaatttttgaaatataaatggtgcgaattttctataatattaatttaataagttAATTGAACTAGCAacagtttttattatttttttatcaattttgtAAAATGGCTTTTCAA comes from Primulina huaijiensis isolate GDHJ02 chromosome 17, ASM1229523v2, whole genome shotgun sequence and encodes:
- the LOC140962484 gene encoding uncharacterized protein — protein: MAVPWRVTLWLARMIWLALSGWVVSCLTVADEIAGSLRTGDVGPFHVG
- the LOC140963300 gene encoding uncharacterized protein, with the protein product MSRAEIASTLLHQAKIEPGFTELVWQKLESENQDFFKAYNLRLMVKDQILQFNQLLARQVDLMHQSCPMEPPSIPLTNECHIQPSYQAPQPTGFSIKPESMHQAMGVIPNLYINGATTLQPCTQVSVDMMSHSGGIDVLANSLLAQNSDTVMMQGMNGGMIKLEPGYADNFSCIFGADSNLLDHGATIGEGSVPSFVGAASSSPMLNETMLDPEMNSFSFLGQIARNFSFSDLAADFSHCTDILESYSRSPFLGTDANFLEPRFREDQQDIKKLETISEALSYGDFGSE